In Actinomadura citrea, a single window of DNA contains:
- a CDS encoding response regulator, translating to MIRALLADDEAMIRAGVRAILTADPGIEVVAEAGDGREAVDLTLRHRPAVALLDIRMPRLDGLAAAAELRRLAPATGVVMLTTFGEDEYIARALAGGASGFLLKSGDPRELIAGVRAVAGGAAYLSPKVAHRVITQIGGGRLDGRTRARRRIAALTPREREVLALLGAGLSNAGIARRLHIVEGTVKAYVSAILTRLDVRNRVQAAVLAYQAGLVDGIDDPD from the coding sequence GTGATCCGGGCCCTGCTCGCCGACGACGAGGCGATGATCCGCGCGGGCGTGCGCGCCATCCTGACCGCCGACCCCGGCATCGAGGTCGTCGCCGAGGCCGGCGACGGACGCGAGGCCGTCGACCTGACGCTGCGGCACCGCCCCGCGGTCGCCCTGCTGGACATCCGCATGCCGCGCCTGGACGGCCTGGCCGCCGCCGCCGAACTGCGCCGCCTCGCCCCCGCCACCGGCGTCGTCATGCTCACCACCTTCGGCGAGGACGAGTACATCGCCCGCGCCCTGGCCGGCGGCGCCAGCGGCTTCCTGCTCAAGTCCGGCGACCCCCGCGAACTGATCGCCGGGGTCCGCGCCGTCGCCGGCGGCGCCGCCTACCTGTCCCCGAAGGTCGCCCACCGCGTCATCACCCAGATCGGCGGCGGACGCCTGGACGGCCGCACCCGCGCCCGCCGCCGCATCGCCGCGCTCACCCCCCGCGAGCGCGAGGTCCTGGCGCTGCTCGGCGCCGGCCTGTCCAACGCCGGGATCGCCCGGCGGCTGCACATCGTCGAGGGCACCGTGAAGGCCTACGTCAGCGCGATCCTGACCCGCCTGGACGTCCGCAACCGCGTGCAGGCCGCCGTGCTGGCCTACCAGGCCGGCCTCGTCGACGGCATCGACGACCCCGACTGA
- a CDS encoding sensor histidine kinase — translation MNDSAAPGLTTPAPPLTSRARALVRRPSRAALVKDVLLYGVLAFPIVIGMIPPPQPARTSWWLQAAGLGVLAAAIAAGRAWPAPALLTVIALTLVNGNFVFAMPVLSYLAGLRSTRAQPLLWGFTGVFVGGALLSAIRGTEVTAWFPSTVWLVLLGVLPWLVGRYWRQYQELLRAGWERAERLEHQQRIVAERERLRERARIAQDMHDSLGHELALIAVRAGALEVAPGLHDRHRAAAAELRTGAADATDHLREIIGLLRDDPADDPADAEAGGQAPAPPPARPARESIPDLVDRARASGVPVRLTGGEAHAGLAPMAALTAHRVVQEAITNAAKHAPSAAVTVALARTGTGGTTVTITNDPPPDGPPLLPSGGRGLTGLTDRVRLLGGTLHAAPTPDGGFRVTADLPADPPARDPATGPAQARPTARDALRTALGLTPAAGEWPSESARHLARERRQVRRGLITAIAAPTALMAILGAIMAGYYVFVTLNSVLRPADYGALAVGDPQHRVEQALPPMQTPDTGTVRAAVPEPAGADCRYYRPDANVLGVGRIYRLCFAGGRLIAKNTYDTHLLSAQRTHDQEDQ, via the coding sequence GTGAACGACTCCGCGGCCCCCGGTCTCACGACGCCCGCGCCGCCCCTGACGTCCCGGGCGCGGGCGCTGGTCCGCCGGCCGTCCCGCGCCGCGCTGGTCAAGGACGTCCTGCTGTACGGGGTCCTGGCGTTCCCGATCGTGATCGGCATGATCCCCCCGCCGCAGCCCGCGCGGACGTCGTGGTGGCTGCAGGCGGCCGGCCTCGGCGTGCTGGCCGCCGCGATCGCGGCGGGGCGCGCCTGGCCCGCCCCGGCGCTGCTCACCGTGATCGCGCTGACCCTCGTCAACGGCAACTTCGTGTTCGCCATGCCCGTCCTGTCCTACCTGGCGGGCCTGCGCAGCACCCGCGCGCAACCGCTGCTGTGGGGCTTCACCGGGGTGTTCGTCGGCGGCGCGCTGCTGTCGGCGATCCGCGGCACGGAGGTCACCGCCTGGTTCCCCTCCACCGTCTGGCTCGTCCTGCTCGGCGTCCTGCCCTGGCTGGTGGGCCGCTACTGGCGCCAGTACCAGGAACTGCTGCGCGCCGGCTGGGAACGCGCCGAACGACTGGAACACCAGCAGCGCATCGTCGCCGAACGCGAACGGCTCCGCGAGCGCGCCCGCATCGCCCAGGACATGCACGACTCCCTGGGCCACGAGCTGGCCCTGATCGCCGTGCGCGCCGGGGCGCTGGAGGTCGCACCGGGACTGCACGACCGGCACCGCGCCGCGGCCGCCGAACTGCGCACCGGCGCCGCCGACGCCACCGACCACCTCCGCGAGATCATCGGCCTCCTGCGCGACGACCCCGCCGACGACCCCGCCGACGCCGAGGCCGGGGGACAGGCCCCGGCGCCGCCGCCGGCGCGGCCCGCGCGCGAAAGCATCCCCGACCTGGTCGACCGCGCCCGCGCCTCCGGCGTCCCCGTCCGCCTCACCGGCGGCGAGGCCCACGCCGGGCTCGCGCCGATGGCCGCGCTCACCGCGCACCGCGTCGTGCAGGAGGCCATCACCAACGCCGCCAAGCACGCCCCGAGCGCCGCCGTCACCGTCGCCCTCGCCCGGACCGGCACCGGCGGGACCACCGTCACGATCACCAACGACCCTCCGCCCGACGGGCCGCCGCTGCTGCCCTCCGGCGGCCGCGGCCTGACCGGCCTCACCGACCGCGTCCGCCTGCTGGGCGGGACCCTGCACGCCGCGCCCACCCCGGACGGCGGCTTCCGCGTCACCGCCGACCTCCCCGCCGACCCACCCGCCCGCGACCCGGCCACCGGCCCGGCCCAGGCCAGACCGACCGCGCGGGACGCGCTGCGCACCGCCCTCGGCCTCACCCCCGCGGCGGGGGAGTGGCCCTCCGAATCGGCCCGGCACCTGGCCCGCGAGCGCCGCCAGGTCCGCCGCGGCCTGATCACCGCGATCGCCGCCCCCACCGCCCTCATGGCGATCCTCGGCGCGATCATGGCCGGCTACTACGTCTTCGTCACCCTCAACTCCGTCCTGCGGCCCGCCGACTACGGGGCACTGGCCGTCGGCGACCCACAGCACCGCGTCGAGCAGGCCCTGCCGCCCATGCAGACACCCGACACCGGCACCGTCCGCGCCGCCGTCCCCGAACCCGCCGGCGCCGACTGCCGCTACTACCGGCCCGACGCCAACGTGCTCGGCGTCGGCCGCATCTACCGGCTGTGCTTCGCCGGCGGCCGCCTCATCGCCAAGAACACCTACGACACCCACCTGCTGAGCGCCCAGCGCACCCACGACCAGGAGGACCAGTGA